The following DNA comes from Bactrocera neohumeralis isolate Rockhampton unplaced genomic scaffold, APGP_CSIRO_Bneo_wtdbg2-racon-allhic-juicebox.fasta_v2 cluster11, whole genome shotgun sequence.
TCTTTGCTACCATTCCCAGATggtgatcataaatttttgcaaatatatttcattgatgGTGAGAATCGAGAATTAAATAAGCGCTGTGCAATTTCGACGAATACGAGAAGATCAATCGTGAATGAATTGCAAACATTCTTTCATCAACACAATGAATTGGTGAAATTGTTTAAAGTGGCACCCGAACGGATGCCCTCCGATGGccacaaaatcataataaaagccGATAAAACACCAATTGGGGAGCACACCAGACGATTCAATGCACCAACGATTGATGAAGTAGCCATTGTTGTGGTTGGCGAACAGTTTCAGTCACGAGACATTGTTTTGTATCGTAGAAATGAGAATTTACAACGTATTTCAGAACTCCATCGCTGTTATGATGCATTGCAATACCCCATTTTGTTTTGAAGAGAAGACGATGGCTATCACATCAACATACCAATGATAAATCCAACAactggtacatatacattttattttgtttaacacgttcgcgttcatttgaatttagcgggtggctgccaaataatcacttaatttttccatacaaaattgaagAGCGGGAATTCTCGCTTTTTTTTCtacaggttaatttttttaaatttgaacaaaaaaaaaatgtatttcctaTGCCTGTCGGGATTTCCCGGATGAAACTTCCCCTCAACAAACCATAAATGACTGGCACGTTAACTTTGAACGGGGATtccccaaattaaatttgtttgaattgcgGTTGGCCTGTCAGTGATGGTAGTTCACGACTTTGCCAGCATTAAAAATGTGCAGCGGTAGAAAAGCCCCATTCAAATAGcacgggaattcccgcaattgttttattgaaggaaacatgaatgacgggaattctcgcaatttacgcgaatgtggtaaatatgatttataaatcattttcattcgctaattaatttttgcaatacaggtcaataatcaacaaaaaagtcagtgcgaTGAATTTTTAATCGTACCGATTTCCAAAGCAATTGATTGCTGAAACAATTACAGGAGGTGATGGATATCCACAGTATCGTCGACGATCAACTGAAGACAACGGTAAATcaactgtaattaaaattaaaaatcaagatgTTGAAATCGATAACCGGTGGATAGTTCCGTACTCACCGATGCTGTCAAAAATGTTCAACGCTCACatcaatgtagaatattgcagttctgtaaaatcaatcaaatatatttgcaagtatgtgaATAAGGGCAGCGATATGGCTGTTTTTGGAGTGGCTCCTGAGAATAATCATGACGAAATTTTGCAGTACCAAATGGGGCGCTATATTAGTACGAATGAAACTGTATGGCGTATTTTATCGTTTTCAATTCATGACAGACATCCGGTTGTTgtacatttggcagttcatCTTGAAAACGGCCAACGTGTTTACTACACTGCGGCAAATGTCGAGCAAAGAGTAGTAGAGCCACCAGTAACTACACTGACAGCTTATTTTCAGTTATGTGAAACTGATGAATTTTCCAGGACTTtgcatcaacaaaaaaatttcaacgtcGCAAACAAGGCACATCTGTTGATGGTTATCCAGGTATTTTTCGAACAGATGCTTTGGGACGCATTTATACAGTTAGTTCAGCTAATGTTGAATGTTTTTACTTGCGACTTTTGTTGGTGAACGTACATGGACCTCAATCATTCCAACATTTACGAACTGTTAATGGTCAATTGTGCGCAACATACCGTGAAGCATGTCAACACTTGCATTTGCTGTAAGATGATACGCATTGGGATGCTACGCTTCGTGATGCATCAATTGTTTCTCCACCAATTCAAATTCGTATGTTATTTGCGATCATAATATCAACATGTTTTCCATCAAATCCACTGGAATTGTGGAATAAATACAAAGAGTTCATGGCTGAAGACATTTTGATTCGACTTCGACATCGTTCCAATGATCCTGCATTGCTGCTGACATTGGAAATGTATAATGAAGCCTTGATAATGATCGAAGATTTGTGCCTTACGATTGCAAATAAGACATTAGGGCAATTAGGGCAATCCACCAAATCGTTTTATGCATGATTTATTTGAACGAGAATTGCAACGCGAACTGCAATTCGATCGTAATGAATTGCGTGCGTTCGTACAAACGTATACTCCACAATTAAATGATCAATAAAAGTATGCATATGACACAGTGATGCAAGCTGACAATGACAACACTGGTGGATTGTATTTTTTGGATGCACCTGGCGGCACTGgaaaagcatttttgatttcattaataCTGGCAACGATTCGGTCGGAACAAAAAATCGCATTGGCACTTGCTTCTTCCGGAATTGCAGCTACATTACTTGATGGCGGCCGCACAGCACATTCCGCCTTGAAATTGCCATTGAACATGCAAGCAATTGAAACACCAGCATGCAATATTTCAAGGAGTTCTGGAATGGCTAAAGTCTTGCAACAAACCTCCATTATTTTATGGGACGAATGTCCAATGGCCCATAAAAAATCTTTGGAAGCCTTAAATTGAACATTACAAGATTTGAGACGGAGTTTACAGCTGTTTGGCGGTGCATTAATATTGTTATCTGGTGATTTTCGTCAAACGTTGCCTGTTATTCCGAGATCAATACCAGCTGATGAAATTAATGCATGTTTGAAAAGTTCATTTTTGTGGGCACACGTACAAATGCTTTCGTTGACGACCAATATGCGTGTGCGTCTTCAAAATGATTCTTCAGCACGTGagttttcaaagcaattgcTGAAGATTGGCGATGGAAAAATGGCAAGTGATCAAAATGGGTTTATCACGTTaccgaataatttttcaataattgtatcatcaaaagaagaactcattgatcgcgtttttccaaatattgctcaaaattataaGAACCATGATTGGTTACGAGAACGTGCAATTTTAGCaccaaaaaatgtcaatgtcaatgaaTTCAATTTCCACATCCAGGAAAAATTTCCAGGTAATTCGGAAACGTATAAATCCATTGATACTGCTATGAATGATGAAGACGCAGTCAATTAtccggttgaatttttaaattctttggaaccaccaggcatgccaccgcataatttgaatttgaaagttGGTTCATCGATTATACTTCTTTACTTCTTCGAAATCTTAATGCACCGAAACTTTGTAATGGGACGAGACTTTCAGTGAAgaaattgatgccaaatttaATTCAAGCAACAATTCTCACTGGCAAAGCAAAAGGTGAAATTGTTCTAATACCGCGCATCCCATTAATACCAACGGACATGCCATTCGAATTTAAACGTCTTCAATTTCCTGTTCGGCTATCTTTTGCTATGACCGTCAACAAAGCCCAAGGGCAAACGCTTCAGGTGTGTGGAGTTAATTTAGAGGAAGCTTGCTTTTCTCACGGTCAACTGTACGTTGCATGTTCGAGAGTTGGAGccacgaaaaatttgtttatttatgcaccacaaaataaaacaaaaaattgtgtatacagttgtattaaattgaacattgcttttctttttcattattgaaatCAAATCTTTTAAGCAATCAATTTTTTGCGTAGAGAAACGCGCCGGGTAACGctagtattatataaaaatattatatacatatgtatattgtcacctaatatacaaaaaaacgtattatcaaaaataaatggatataataaccaaaatttaaccattttataacgaaactcaatatatatttttttattttaacgcagaaaggagaaCTATGCCAAAGTAAAGgcttgttttcctcataattgtaaacaatctaaccttttcaacgatgagtgcgctaagtgattttgaaattaataaatttaggtaaaatataccaaaataaatgtgaactcatttcaatgtttagagtgtatatttaaatataaaaagtgaaaaacgtgaaaaaatttagtgaaacatagagaaataccatgtgttattagtgcaaatttttgaatttttaatcgtgaatattttaaaaaatgaaagttatttttatattatttttggatatttcttctctggagaagctcccttatccgcacataccccatttatacgaaAATTcgggtttttttacccctccgccaaagtaatcggaatcgtgccagtTTCTTCAACATTCGAAATTACCTACTTATTACTTCCAAAATCGTTACCTCGTTTACCGATTCCAAAATTAAAGTTAACAGCTTCTCGGTTTCTTTCTGCTGTGCAGCCTCTTTTGGATCAGAAAGAAAATGATCGCACCAATCGAATTTTATCAGATTTTGTAATATGTGTTCTGCGTTCTCGTTATTGTTACCACAGAAACTGCAAGCTACTCCTTCCTCGTGGCCGTACTTATGTAAGTACTCCCTGAAGCATCCATTCCCTGTTAGGAACTGCGTCATGTAATGATCTACCTCCCCGTGTTTTCGTTCCATCCATGCTTGTATGTTACCGATTAAGCGGTATGTCCATCTCCCCTTGTTTGATGTATCCCAGCGTGTTTGCCATTCGTTTAAGCTGGCTTGTCTTTCTACTCTACAACAAATAGCTCGGTGTTTTTTCGAGCACTAATGCACGCATTATATGGGGCCAATGGGCCGAGTTAAACGCGTTTCTCAAATCAAATGTGACGACCTCACAATATTCTTTGTTCCCGTACATCCAACTGTTTCCTTCAATAGCCTTTCTGCTATACCTGCAACTTTCTTGATTGCATCAAAGTTGAACGCTTTCTACGAAAACCATATTGGTTATCATCCATCTCCTCTCCTTCTCCTTCTAAATGATTTTCTAGACGGGTACAGATTATTCGCTCCAGGATTTTGCCCATCGTATCGATCATACAGAGCGGTCGATAGGAACTTGGTTCTCCTGCCGGTTTGTTTGGCTTCTGTAGTAGTACCAGCCGTTGTACTTTCCAAACTTTTGGAACACTCCTTCACGAAGGCAACGTGTGTATAAATCCGAAAATGGCTGTGGATGATAGCTGATCGCAATTTTAAGAGCCCTATTCGGAATACCATCTAATTCTGGTGCTTTGCTATTTTCAAAGCGCTCAGCAGCTTGAACAACTTCCTGCTCGGTGATTTCTGGCGCATCTGAGACTTTTTCGCGATAACAATTTCCTTCTTCTTGATTTTGTTGTGGGAATAGGGTCTCTACAACATTTTTCAGTAATGAAGGGCATGTAGGCGCTTGACATTTGCTACCTTTAATCCTTGACATTACAATCCTATACGCTGCTCCCCACGGATTTTCGTCCACTTTTTCACATAATTCATTAAAACATGTCATTTTGCTctttttaattgccttttttaggtcgtttcgttttttttttttgaatgcttcTCGCAGGCTGTAACAATCTAAGCTGCCCATGTTTCGTTGAAAACGTCGCCTCGCTTTGTGACTTTCACATCTTAGAGATAAGATTTCTCGATTCCACCAATAAGCAGGCTTTCTCTGTGCGGCTGTCCTCTTTTTATTCATAGCGGCATCACAGGCTTTGCTAAAGTGTTGTACCAACAATTTAGCCTGTTGGTCTATGTCATCAGTTCCGTTTACGTTTTCATCCAGCATTAACTTATAAGGCTCCTCATCTACGGTTTCAATTCTCCACCTTTGGACTGCACCTTTTGGAGCCAAACATTTCGCTGTTGCATATTCTTGCTTATACTTAACATTATAGCTAAATGGTCACTTTGAGAATATATGTCACATATCCGCCAGTCTATATATCGATATAGCACCCTGCTGGCAAAAGATATATCTATAATAGAGCCACGCCCATTCTTCTCGAAGGTGTTTTGTCTTCCTGTGTTAAGCAGTACTACGTCTAGAACACCAAATGCTTTAAGTAATGCGCTACCTCTCAGATTTGTATTTTTGCTGCCCCATTCTAGCGCCCAggcataaagtcacctgaaaTTATATTAGGTGTAGTTGTCATCGCATCCTTTACCAAGTCGtcaagtattttttcatattcagcATGTGGTATACTTGGCGGTatatagcagctgtagaaaGAATTCCCCCATATTTTGGCTCTTGTATAATATGCCTTGTCAATTAGTGGTTTGTCTTGCATCGTCTTATCTCCGCATGCCCATATTGCAGCCTTTTTTGTGGTATCGGAAATCCACTTGTCagaatctttatttttatactgttCACAGATTAATGCAACGTCAAGAGATCTTGGGCCGCTTCGCAGTGGTTCAGGttgatttgtaatattttcatcttCTAGGTTTTTTGAGCGGTGCTGAATATATGGGGCATTTCCGGCTTCCTATCTGATGGTCTATGTTTGTGCTACCACTGTGTTTACATGCCTTGCAGGAAGGATTGTTAACACAATCTTTAGCGAAATGACCCTCCTCTCCGCATTTAATACAGCACTTGCTCCTGTCTTCTGGGTTGCTGCATGCTGTCGCCATATGTCCATACTCTAAACATCTGAAACATTTCTTCAGTTGCGCTTTTTCCCTGATTCTGCAGATTGACCAGCCGATTTTTATCTTTTGTGCTGCCAGTAGGTTCTTTGCTTCCTGTGCATGAAGGCTTATGATAGCTTTTTGCGTGTCTGCATATGCATGTCTGATGCTTTTAATGCTTTCTACACTAAATAGACGCAGCTCTTCAAATTCTGAACGAATTGCCTGTGCTATATCCTCTTTCGTCGTTATATCGTCCAAGTCTCGCACTTCCACTGTAATTTCTTGTGTTAGAGATCTTATTTGTGCCTGAACTCCTAGTACCTTCACTATCTCCTCTCTATATTCCTCAGTACTTCCTGTCTGCGCTTTCTTTAGCTCCAACAGTATCTCACCTTTAGCTGTCTTTTTAATTCGTAAGACATTTTCCCCAAGCACTTGCAGGTTTTCATTCAGCTTAACCGCCCGAAGTATGTCTGCGTAAGACATGTCACCGGTTTTTGCGATAACTATTGCTTCTGGTCGAAGGCGTGGTACGGCGTTTTCCTTCttcctgtttttatttttttgggatttACTTAGTATCGTGATCCAGGTTTCTTCCCTTGCCGCATCCTTTTCTCCTCCCCCGAGATTTCTGCTTTCTCCTGCTTTCACAATTGGTTCGTCATGCGTTGTTTTAGTTCTTTTTGGAGGGGTTCGTCGCTTTATCTGCTTGTCACGTGGTCTTTTCGGTGTGACTTTAACAGTCGTCTGTTCCATAGCTACTCTTCTTCCTAAGTTAGCTTCCCGTTGTCGAATATGGTCATCTTGTGCACGGGTGTAGAGCTTCGATATTTCGCTAAGCAGTTCCCTCATGGGATTGTTGATAGTGCGCTGTGGCGGATGCATCATATCCGTTAGCTTTTGTATCATATCTCCAAGTTTATACATATGATCACGTTGCGACTGTGCTTCTTCCAATATCGGGGTGTTCCTCTGAAGCGTTGGGGGTGATGATTTCGACCTCACTGGTCTTTGTGCGGAGAGCACCTTCGCTGGCGATCTAGCCAAACGCGAGGCTTTTTTAAAGGGGTCTACTCCTGACATCGTCAATTGACTGGTGACACCGCTGAgcttgttgctgctattgttgtgtgtttttttatttattgtctcCATTTATCAGTTTAACCAGCGCATCGTGTGCaggggggcgggccgaaatagacaggaacgggtATACCCTCGGGGGCTATGCCtctaccccagttccctgaggcctgtcctaCGCTTTACCGGTTCCGGTAAACTCGGACGAACCGGCGCTTGCCCGGAGCAACGCAGTCTACTAGTTCTGCGCCCAATGTACACTTCCTGACCAGGGCCCGAATGGGCTGGTTACTGATTCACATCGTGGCTGACACTTCGGCAGAGCTGATCACATCACCCTCTCCACACCACCAGTGTAAGCAGCTGGTGATGCTTTTAGGGACTCCCATTGCGCCCCGGTATGGACCGGTCTTGTTTACAGCCGCACCTAtcatggtgaacagacgctgaccaggaagccgctcACTTTGAGTCCATCGCGCCTGGATTTTGGTCGGTCACCTATACTAGAGAGGCGGCAACTGTTCGCCTCTGTCGCAGGAGTTTCATCGGCTTGGCAGGCTTTTATACCGCATCCTCCACTCCTGCCGCTCATCGTAGGGGGTTGCTTAttcgttttaaattatttcgcaactaacctgctacgACAGGCCGTCCGgcgcatgttttgagctcttgcactccttaaatcttttatgtggaaaacaaaaaaggataaagatccttttgtttacaaatgtatttctgggaaaaataaaataataacaaagcatAAAGATCctctttttacaaatgtatttctgggagaaataaaataataacaaaggataaagatcctttttttacaaatgtatttctgggaaaaataagaattcatattttcggactactatataataattgtggaatgcattttatataccaattaaaaaataaatagaaaacgagcaatgatattttgatttttgctattataagtatattaaatttaagatttcgcttattcccaacccaatttgcataatttttctgtaaattaacaatattaaactaaatattaattttttagaaaaatgatattttgaaaatgtactttatttttattatataacacaaccgtcttgatagtcgctcttctaattttcatattaccgaaatgaaaatgccgtcggcatatgtgcaaatgggatatgttgcctcttcgaaattttcatagaaatgaaaactgcgctgtcaaactgctgaagtgacagcttataaCTTACGATATACGGCATACTAATTAGTTTGCCAGATATTGTAAGCtataagcaatgtggagtctccacaggcaataggcacggcaatacagtaAGTATGACATacattttatcctgtcgagatgccccgtaatgATTtagcaatggcaatagcaatagatttgacagttagtaagCCATAAATTTTTgactgtcgagatgccccgttatgttCAGTTTTATGTTGCTGCAAAGTATTTAACTATGATAGCATTAAATTTACCTCGGCACAGTCCATTGATcagtaatttaaatttgtgaagAAGAACATTGTCTGACCAAAGTCGTTATCAGTTTCTTGGCACAATTCCGaattctttggcgccgcgatttgaaggtaccgttggaatgaggaagtcctcctgattaaaaaatatttggggttataggtaccgcaatcgcttagtttacgagatattcgaccttaaagttcaaaaattcccacatttcgaacatttcaacaagctattttaccacattaaacacactttactcacatttttcatttcaaattaattaaattaaactctaaacttttaaataaatccacattttacacttttaacagtctttttaccgaagaaatctgtattttaaaaattacattttacactcgtagtgaacatcatgtgtgagcgctgccatgtgataataaggaaattcgctgaaatgccttttttcctaaaaattcctctattcattcatgtggatatgttcttatgtaattcaataaacaaataagtaatattatacagtaatattatataataatctatatatataaaaagaagttaCATTTCCTTGGTAatcttataactcaagaaccgcCAAATCGATtgacacaaaaattttagagttcGTTCCTACTTATAAGGAGGTGGTTTGTGTAAAGTTTGTTTGGAATCGGTGCAGCCGTTCctgagtttgacattttttgtgagTAAATACACTGTACCAAAATCAAGTATTTGCAATacgatttatcaattttacatcGTGCTCTCATTGCGAacagaatattaattttctGTCATTGGAATtcagttgacagttttcttatgTGCTTTGAGTTCTTTTATATCTTGCtctcattttgaacaaacatacTTTTGGTGAGTGTTAAccatgtgtttcttttttaattgtattttaattgcttcatttttatatatatagttcaaTTGCCAAGCGTTacttaatttcacaattttaatttgatctCATTTTCCGGtgagtgttttctttatttgcacaattgaggttatgtccagtgtgagtgtatgtgaattcatatttccacgcacacacattgaagtttgaattaaatgtataattttttctagaaataattttcaatgtatTGCTTTTACATTCAATTAGTCATACACTGTACTGAAAGAATGTCACGTTCAAGACGTTGGCAGACGTTCACGTCAATCAAATGCTAGAGCGTTAAATCGAAGATCACAAAGTGAAGAAGATCGTGTTCgacgaaatgaaatggaaacacaACGACACAGACGGAGAACTCACTTGGATAATAGTGAAGCACCAAGAAACCGTCGTGGGCGTACGTCCGTTTATGATATACGTCAAATGGAACAAGCGGCTTTCAATTACGATGCCACCATTGATTACAGCATGTATGCCTACATTGGCCAGATGAATATAGAATGTATACATtgcaaagcatttaaatttaaaaacgaaacGCCTGGCATGTGTTGTGCTGGTGGGAAAGTCAAATTACCGGTGCTAGAACTTCCGCCAGAACCTTTGCATTCATTGGTTTTTGGTAATTCGCCAACGTCAAAGCATTTcctcttaaatattcaaaaatacaattcatgctttcaaatgacatcttttggagctacaaatattataaaagatggATTTATGCCGACGTTTAAGGTGATTTCTTCGTGTGAATTAgcaatatcatttttaatttatgtgccgTCCCTGTGTtcgatgtttttagaaattaagatccgttatcatctatatatatttttcgaccGTTACAGATTCAAGGTCAAATATACCATAGAGCTGGGTCTTTGCTACCATTCCCAGATggtgatcataaatttttgcaaatatatttcattgatgGTGAGAATCGAGAATTAAATAAGCGCTGTGCAATTTCGACGAATACGAGAAGATCAATCGTGAatgaattgcaaacattttttcatcaacaCAATGAATTGGTGAAATTGTTTAAAGTGGCACCCGAACGGATGCCCTCCGATGGccacaaaatcataataaaagccGATAAAACACCAATTGGGAAGCACACCAGACGATTCAATGCACCAACGATTGATGAAGTAGCCATTGTTGTGGTTGGCGAACAGTTTCAGTCACGAGACATTGTTTTGTATCGTAGAAATGAGAATTTACAACGTATTTCAGAACTCCATCGCTGTTATGATGCATTGCAATACCCCATTTTGTTTTGAAGAGGGGACGATGGCTATCACATCAACATACCAATGATAAATCCAACAACTGGtacattatacattttattttgtttaacacgttcgcgttcatttgaatttagcgggtggctgccaaataatcacttaatttttccatacaaaattgaagAGCGGGAATTCTCGCTTTTTTTCTgcaggttaatttttttaaatagtctgaACAAATTAGGGAATTCCCGCCATTACCACATGTATTTCCTATGCACTTTTGTCGGGATTTCCCGcatttcgttttattgaaacttcCCCTCAACAAACCATAAATGACTGGCACGTTAACTTTGAACGGGGATtccccaaattaaatttgtttgaattgcgGTTGGCCTGTCAGGGATGGTAGTTCACGACTTTACCAACACTAAAAATGTGCAGCGGTAGAAAAGCCCTATTCAAatagcgcgggaattcccgcaaatgttttattgaaggaaacatgaatgacgggaattccgcaatttacgcgaatgtggtaaatatgatttataaatcattttcattcgctaattaatttttgcaatacaggtcaataatcaacaaaaaagtcagtgcgatgaatttttaatcgtaccgattttccaaagcaattgaTTGCTGAAACAATTACAGGAGGTGATGGATATCCACAGTATCGTCGACGATCAACTGAAGACAACGGTAAATcaactgtaattaaaattaaaaatcaagatgTTGAAATCGATAACCGGTGGATAGTTCCGTACTCACCGATGCTGTCAAAAATGTTCAACGCTCACatcaatgtagaatattgcagttctgtaaaatcaatcaaatatatttgcaagtatgtgaATAAGGGCAGCGATATGGCGGTTTTTGGAGTGGCTCCTGAGAATAATCATGACGAAATTTTGCAGTACCAAATGGGGCGCTATATTAGTACGAATGAAACTGTATGGCGTATTTTATCGTTTTCAATTCATGACAGACATCCGGTTGTTgtacatttggcagttcatttgaAAACGGCCAACGTGTTTACTACACTGCGGCAAATGCCGAGCAAAGAGTAGTAGAGCCACCAGTAACTACACTGACAGCTTATTTCCAGTTATGTGAAACTGATGAATTTTCCAGGACTTtgcatcaacaaaaaaatttcaacgtcGCAAACAAGGCACATCTGTTGATGGTTATCCAGGTATTTTTCGAACAGATGCTTTGGGACGCATTTATACAGTTAGTCCAGCTAATGTTGAATGTTTTTACTTGCGACTTTTGTTGGTGAACGTACATGGACCTCAATCATTCCAACATTTACGAACTGTTAATGGTCAATTGTGCGCAACATACCGTGAAGCATGTCAACACTTGCATTTGCTGTAAGATGATACGCATTGGGATGCTACGCTTCGTGATGCATCAATTGTTTCTCCACCAATTCAAATTCGTATGTTATTTGCGATCATAATATCAACATGTTTTCCATCAAATCCACTGGAATTGTGGAATAAATACAAAGAGTTCATGGCTGAAGACATTTTGATTCGACTTCGACATCGTTCCAATGATCCTGCATTGCTGCTGACATTGGAAATGTATAATGAAGCCTTGATAATGATCGAAGATTTGTGCCTTACGATTGCAAATAAGGCATTAGGGCAATTAGGGCAATCCACCAAATCGTTTTATGCATGATTTATTTGAACGAGAATTGCAACGC
Coding sequences within:
- the LOC126765948 gene encoding uncharacterized protein LOC126765948 — its product is METQRHRRRTHLDNSEAPRNRRGRTSVYDIRQMEQAAFNYDATIDYSMYAYIGQMNIECIHCKAFKFKNETPGMCCAGGKVKLPVLELPPEPLHSLVFGNSPTSKHFLLNIQKYNSCFQMTSFGATNIIKDGFMPTFKIQGQIYHRAGSLLPFPDGDHKFLQIYFIDGENRELNKRCAISTNTRRSIVNELQTFFHQHNELVKLFKVAPERMPSDGHKIIIKADKTPIGKHTRRFNAPTIDEVAIVVVGEQFQSRDIVLYRRNENLQRISELHRCYDALQYPILF